Proteins encoded together in one Pseudoroseomonas cervicalis window:
- a CDS encoding M3 family oligoendopeptidase: MQLSHLRPAPHDTAARQGGSGEAGSLPVWDLSDLYAGSGDPRLAADLDRAEAEARAFHEAHAGKLEKMSGDALAEAIATYERIEEVLGRVMSYASLVFAGDAQDAANGRFYQTMQERVTAISSHTLFFSLELNKLEEAVLEKKIAGSKALARWQPFLRDLRVFRPHQLSDEVERLLHEKEVTGRAAWNRLFDETIAGMEVKVGDEVLNVSGALNKLSDRDRAVREAAARGVSAAFGEKARLFTLITNTLAKDKEIIDGWRNYPRPGSSRNRANMVEDAVVDALVDAVVASFPALSHRYYAMKAKWLGLPKLQHWDRNAPLPAEDDSDIPWDAARDRVLKAYHGFSPELGRIGKEFFDKPWIDAALRPGKASGAFAHPTVPSAHPYLLLNYHGKARDVMTLAHELGHGVHQVLAADQGYLMSGTPLTLAETASVFGEMLTFRAVLDAETDPKRRRALLAGKVEDMLNTVVRQIAFYRFETLLHDARRKGELSREEIGALWMQVQVESLGPAFEFTPDYEIYWSYIPHFIHTPFYVYAYAFGDCLVNALYGVFQEGSVKDFQQKYLELLKAGGTLRHKELLAPFGLDASDPAFWHKGLNVIAGFIDELERADGRDELEREDG, from the coding sequence GTGCAGCTTTCCCATCTACGCCCCGCCCCCCACGACACGGCCGCCCGCCAGGGCGGGAGCGGCGAGGCCGGGTCGCTCCCGGTCTGGGATCTGTCCGATCTCTATGCCGGCTCCGGCGATCCGCGGCTGGCCGCCGATCTCGACCGCGCCGAGGCCGAGGCGCGCGCCTTCCACGAGGCCCATGCCGGCAAACTGGAAAAAATGTCCGGCGACGCCCTGGCCGAGGCCATCGCGACCTATGAGCGGATCGAGGAGGTGCTGGGCCGGGTGATGTCCTATGCCTCGCTGGTCTTCGCCGGCGATGCGCAGGATGCCGCCAATGGCCGCTTCTACCAGACCATGCAGGAGCGGGTGACGGCGATCTCCAGCCACACCCTGTTCTTCAGCCTGGAGCTGAACAAGCTCGAGGAGGCGGTGCTGGAGAAGAAGATCGCCGGCTCGAAGGCGCTGGCCCGCTGGCAGCCCTTCCTGCGCGACCTGCGCGTCTTCCGCCCGCACCAGCTCTCCGACGAGGTCGAGCGCCTGCTGCACGAGAAGGAGGTGACCGGCCGCGCCGCCTGGAACCGCCTGTTCGATGAGACCATCGCCGGCATGGAGGTGAAGGTCGGGGACGAGGTGCTGAACGTCTCCGGCGCGCTGAACAAGCTCTCCGACCGCGACCGCGCGGTGCGCGAGGCGGCGGCCCGGGGCGTCTCCGCCGCCTTCGGCGAGAAGGCGCGGCTGTTCACCCTGATCACCAACACCCTGGCGAAGGACAAGGAGATCATCGACGGCTGGCGGAACTATCCGCGCCCCGGCAGCAGCCGCAACCGCGCCAACATGGTCGAGGATGCGGTGGTGGACGCGCTGGTCGACGCCGTCGTCGCCAGCTTCCCGGCGCTGTCGCACCGCTACTACGCGATGAAGGCGAAGTGGCTCGGCCTGCCCAAGCTGCAGCATTGGGACCGCAACGCCCCCCTGCCGGCCGAGGATGACAGCGACATCCCCTGGGATGCGGCGCGCGACCGGGTGCTCAAGGCCTATCACGGCTTCAGCCCGGAGCTGGGGCGGATCGGGAAGGAATTCTTCGACAAGCCCTGGATCGACGCGGCGCTGCGGCCGGGCAAGGCCTCCGGCGCCTTCGCGCACCCCACCGTGCCCTCGGCGCATCCCTATCTGCTGCTGAACTACCACGGCAAGGCGCGCGACGTGATGACGCTGGCGCATGAGCTGGGCCATGGCGTGCACCAGGTGCTGGCGGCCGACCAGGGCTATCTGATGTCCGGCACGCCGCTGACCCTGGCCGAGACGGCCTCGGTCTTCGGCGAGATGCTGACCTTCCGCGCCGTGCTGGATGCCGAGACCGACCCGAAGCGGCGCCGCGCCCTGCTGGCCGGCAAGGTCGAGGACATGCTGAACACGGTGGTCCGCCAGATCGCCTTCTACCGCTTCGAGACCCTGCTGCACGATGCCCGCCGCAAGGGCGAGCTGTCGCGCGAGGAGATCGGCGCGCTGTGGATGCAGGTGCAGGTGGAGAGCCTCGGCCCGGCCTTCGAGTTCACGCCGGATTACGAGATCTACTGGTCCTACATCCCGCACTTCATCCACACGCCCTTCTATGTCTACGCCTACGCCTTCGGCGACTGCCTGGTGAACGCGCTCTACGGCGTGTTCCAGGAGGGCAGCGTGAAGGATTTCCAGCAGAAATATCTGGAGCTGCTGAAGGCCGGCGGCACGCTGCGGCACAAGGAGCTGCTGGCGCCCTTCGGGCTCGACGCCTCGGACCCCGCCTTCTGGCACAAGGGGCTGAACGTCATCGCCGGCTTCATCGATGAGCTGGAGCGCGCCGATGGGCGCGACGAATTGGAGCGCGAGGATGGCTGA
- a CDS encoding AarF/ABC1/UbiB kinase family protein → MAEEREGSSLFGELRRMARTSGAVGGIAARVAGERFLGIKTDRTAHAGDLKAVLGGLKGPLMKVAQFLTTIPNALPKEYAAELAALQANAPPMGWAFVRRRMASELGPDWQSRFASFGQEASAAASLGQVHRATLPDGRLVACKLQYPDMPSVVEADLRQLKLAMNVFARMDDAIQHDDVYVELCDRLREELDYEREAAQMRLYNRMLADEPTVRTPEPIEGYCSKRLLTMSWLDGRPILDRLAEDPSQEERDAYATALFRAWYVPFYRYGVIHGDPHLGNYQVRQPTEASPAGINLLDYGAIRVFPASFLRGVVMLYEALRDNDQDKAAEAYRIWGFTDLSKEKMEVLGLWAKFLHEPLLDDRVRPIQESDDPDFGRKVAAEVHAGLKRTGGVRPPREFVLVDRGAVGLGSAFLRLNARLNWHRLFNELIEGFDADKLAERQQAALREAGVPPVV, encoded by the coding sequence ATGGCTGAGGAGCGCGAGGGCAGTTCCCTGTTCGGTGAGCTGCGGCGGATGGCGCGCACCTCCGGCGCGGTGGGCGGCATCGCCGCCCGCGTGGCGGGGGAGCGTTTCCTCGGCATCAAGACCGACCGCACGGCGCATGCCGGCGACCTGAAGGCGGTGCTGGGCGGGCTGAAGGGCCCGCTGATGAAGGTCGCCCAGTTCCTGACCACCATCCCCAACGCCCTGCCGAAGGAATACGCGGCCGAGCTGGCGGCGCTGCAGGCCAACGCCCCGCCGATGGGCTGGGCCTTCGTCCGCCGCCGCATGGCCAGCGAGCTGGGCCCCGACTGGCAGAGCCGCTTCGCCAGTTTCGGCCAGGAGGCCTCGGCCGCCGCCAGCCTGGGGCAGGTGCATCGCGCCACCCTGCCGGATGGAAGGCTGGTCGCCTGCAAGCTGCAATACCCGGACATGCCGAGCGTGGTGGAGGCCGATCTCCGCCAGCTGAAGCTCGCCATGAACGTCTTCGCCCGGATGGACGACGCCATCCAGCATGACGATGTCTATGTCGAGCTGTGCGACCGGCTGCGCGAGGAGCTGGATTACGAGCGCGAGGCGGCGCAGATGCGGCTCTACAACCGCATGCTGGCCGATGAGCCGACGGTGCGCACGCCGGAGCCGATCGAGGGCTATTGCAGCAAGCGGCTGCTGACCATGAGCTGGCTGGATGGCCGGCCGATCCTGGACCGGCTGGCCGAGGACCCCTCGCAGGAGGAGCGCGACGCCTATGCCACCGCGCTGTTCCGCGCCTGGTACGTGCCCTTCTACCGCTATGGCGTGATCCATGGCGACCCGCATCTGGGCAACTACCAGGTGCGGCAGCCGACCGAGGCCAGCCCGGCCGGCATCAACCTGCTCGATTACGGCGCCATCCGCGTCTTCCCGGCGAGCTTCCTGCGCGGCGTGGTCATGCTGTACGAGGCGCTGCGCGACAACGACCAGGACAAGGCCGCCGAGGCCTATCGCATCTGGGGCTTCACCGATCTCTCCAAGGAGAAGATGGAGGTGCTCGGCCTCTGGGCGAAGTTCCTGCACGAGCCGCTGCTGGATGACCGGGTGCGGCCGATCCAGGAGAGCGACGACCCGGATTTCGGCCGCAAGGTCGCGGCCGAGGTGCATGCCGGGCTGAAGCGCACCGGCGGCGTGCGGCCGCCGCGGGAATTCGTGCTGGTGGATCGCGGCGCGGTCGGGCTGGGTAGCGCCTTCCTGCGGCTGAATGCGCGGCTGAACTGGCACCGCCTGTTCAACGAGCTGATCGAGGGCTTCGACGCCGATAAGCTGGCGGAGCGGCAGCAGGCGGCGCTGCGCGAGGCGGGGGTGCCGCCTGTTGTTTAA
- a CDS encoding long-chain fatty acid--CoA ligase yields MPAEEHWTSLPALILGQARSWPDRPMLRYWRGGAWRSLSWADFALQVAAVAAALRARGICPGDRVVLVAENRPEFLVADMAVMAIGAVTVPGYTTNTLADHAHLLRDSGARAAIVSTARLAQSVAEAAGIGGLDLLVSMEDSPGTTPWSELAETRGDLAMLYAEVEHIPAGRLACLIYTSGTGGPPKGVMLPHRAMLANRRGITDFIRQLKLPPDACYLSFLPLSHAYEHTVIYLLCSFGMEVVFSRGAEKLSAELAEIRPHVLTAVPRLFEVLRARLLAGLEKQSSFNRALFERTSRIGMKRLEGERLSLGERLQDPILDRLVRAKVRARFGGRLVAMVSGGARLDPDLSGFFIALGLPVLQGYGQTEAGPVISVNVPWDNDRRSVGRPLPGVSLRIAEDGEVLVRGELVMDGYWNQPEATAQSVRALPDGEEGWLHTGDVGELVEGRLRITDRKRDFIKTLGGEMVSPARLESLLMAEPEIAQAVVAGEGRPALSALLVPADKQDEPAVAAALRRVNGKLSGVERIRHFALVPPFTVENGQMTPTMKVKRRIVLRDHEAQIARLYE; encoded by the coding sequence ATGCCCGCTGAGGAACACTGGACCAGCCTGCCGGCCCTGATCCTGGGCCAGGCCCGCTCCTGGCCCGACCGGCCGATGCTGCGCTACTGGCGCGGCGGCGCCTGGCGCAGCCTGAGCTGGGCGGATTTCGCCCTGCAGGTCGCCGCCGTCGCCGCGGCCTTGCGCGCCCGCGGCATCTGCCCTGGCGACCGGGTGGTGCTGGTGGCGGAGAACCGCCCCGAATTCCTGGTGGCCGACATGGCGGTGATGGCGATCGGCGCCGTCACCGTGCCCGGCTACACCACCAACACGCTGGCCGACCATGCGCATCTGCTGCGCGATTCCGGGGCGCGCGCGGCCATCGTCTCCACCGCCCGCCTGGCGCAGAGCGTGGCCGAGGCCGCCGGCATCGGCGGGCTGGACCTGCTGGTCAGCATGGAGGACAGCCCCGGCACCACGCCCTGGTCCGAGCTGGCCGAGACCCGCGGCGATCTCGCCATGCTCTATGCCGAGGTGGAGCATATCCCGGCCGGGCGGCTGGCCTGCCTGATCTACACCTCCGGCACCGGCGGCCCGCCCAAGGGGGTGATGCTGCCGCACCGCGCCATGCTGGCCAACCGCCGCGGCATCACCGATTTCATCCGCCAGCTGAAGCTGCCGCCAGATGCCTGCTACCTCTCCTTCCTGCCGCTCAGCCACGCCTATGAGCACACGGTGATCTACCTGCTGTGCTCCTTCGGCATGGAGGTGGTGTTCAGCCGCGGCGCCGAGAAGCTCTCGGCCGAGCTGGCCGAGATCCGCCCGCATGTGCTGACCGCCGTGCCGCGGCTGTTCGAGGTGCTGCGCGCCCGGCTGCTGGCCGGGCTGGAGAAGCAGTCCAGCTTCAACCGCGCGCTGTTCGAGCGCACCAGCCGCATCGGCATGAAGCGGCTGGAGGGGGAGCGGCTGAGCCTGGGCGAGCGGCTGCAGGACCCGATCCTGGACCGGCTGGTGCGCGCCAAGGTGCGCGCCCGCTTCGGCGGAAGGCTGGTCGCCATGGTCTCGGGGGGCGCGCGGCTGGATCCGGATCTCTCCGGCTTCTTCATCGCGCTCGGCCTGCCGGTGCTGCAGGGCTATGGCCAGACCGAGGCCGGGCCGGTGATCAGCGTCAATGTCCCCTGGGACAATGACCGCCGCTCGGTCGGCCGGCCGCTGCCGGGCGTCAGCTTGCGCATCGCCGAGGATGGCGAGGTGCTGGTGCGCGGCGAGCTGGTGATGGATGGCTACTGGAACCAGCCCGAGGCCACGGCGCAATCGGTGCGCGCCCTGCCCGATGGCGAGGAGGGCTGGCTGCACACCGGCGATGTGGGGGAGCTGGTGGAGGGCCGGCTGCGCATCACCGACCGCAAGCGCGACTTCATCAAGACGCTGGGCGGCGAGATGGTGAGCCCCGCCCGGCTGGAAAGCCTGCTGATGGCCGAGCCGGAGATCGCCCAGGCGGTGGTGGCCGGCGAAGGCCGCCCGGCGCTGAGCGCCCTGCTGGTGCCGGCCGACAAGCAGGACGAGCCGGCGGTGGCCGCCGCCCTGCGCCGGGTGAACGGCAAATTGTCGGGCGTGGAGCGGATCCGGCATTTCGCGCTGGTGCCGCCCTTCACCGTGGAGAATGGCCAGATGACGCCGACCATGAAGGTGAAGCGGCGCATCGTGCTGCGCGACCATGAGGCGCAGATCGCCCGGCTCTACGAGTAG